DNA from Pseudomonas putida:
CGCTGTCTATAGTGCCATCAGCCGGCCGCATGACTTGGCCGAGGCGCCGTCGCTGCGCTACCATCCGACTCCCCAACGCACTCCAGCCAGGATGACGCGATGAACCGAGTGTTGTACCCGGGTACTTTCGACCCCATTACCAAAGGCCATGGCGACCTGGTCGAGCGCGCCTCGCGCTTGTTCGACCACGTCATCATCGCGGTGGCGGCCAGCCCCAAGAAAAACCCGCTGTTCCCGCTGGAACAACGGGTGGCGCTCGCCCGTGAGGTCACCAAGCACCTGCCCAATGTCGAAGTCATCGGCTTTTCTTCCCTGTTGGCGCATTTCGCCAAGGAACAGGGCGCCAACGTCTTCCTGCGTGGCCTGCGTGCGGTGTCCGACTTCGAGTACGAGTTCCAGTTGGCGAACATGAACCGGCAACTGGCCCCCGATGTGGAGAGCCTGTTCCTGACGCCATCGGAACGTTATTCGTTCATCTCCTCGACCCTGGTCCGGGAAATTGCGGCGCTGGGCGGTGATATCACCAAGTTCGTCCACCCGGTGGTGGCCGACGCGCTGACTGAACGCTTCAAGAAGTAAGCCTGACGCCTGATTGTCGCGCCCGCGTGCACTGCGGGCGCGAATGCGGCACAATTGTGCCCATTGCGTTGAACATGCCCGGGCGAAGCGCCCCGGCCGGAGTCCCCATGTCCCTGATCATCACCGACGATTGCATCAACTGCGACGTCTGCGAACCCGAGTGCCCGAACGAGGCTATCTCCCAAGGCGAAGAGATCTACGTGATCGACCCTAACCTGTGCACCCAGTGCGTGGGCCACTACGACGAGCCGCAGTGCCAGCAGGTGTGCCCGGTCGACTGCATCCCACTGGATGAAGCGCACCCGGAAACCGAAGAACAGCTGATGGCCAAGTATCGCCGCATTACCGGCAAAGCCTGAGCCCCCTCAAGCCTGCTGGGTCCCTGTAGGAGCGGCCTTGTGTCGCGATGGGCCGCGCAGCGGCCCCGGCAATTTCTGCAGCAGAGCTGAAATTTTTGGGGGCGCTTCGCACCCCATCGCGACACAAGGCCGCTCCTACATGTAAGGCTTAGCGCTGGCAGCGCGGGCAGTACACGCTCGCCCGTTGCCCCAGCTTCACCTCGCGCAGCGCCGTGCCGCACACCTTGCACGGCTGCCCGCCCCGCCCGTAGACGAACAATTCCTGCTGGAAGTACCCCGGCTGCCCATCGCCACCGATAAAGTCGCGCAGGGTAGTACCGCCCTGCTCGATTGCCGCCGCCAGCACCCGCTTGATCTCGATCGCCAGCTTCAAATAGCGCGCGCGGGAAATCCCGCCCGCCTCCCGACGTGGGTCGATACCCGCAGCGAACAGTGCCTCGGTGGCGTAGATGTTGCCCACCCCCACCACCACCGCGTTGTCCATGATGAACGGTTTGACCGCCATCGATCGCCCGCGGGACAGCTGGAACAGGCGCTCACCGTCGAACAGGTCGGTCAGCGGCTCCGGCCCCAGGCGCAGCAGCAGTTCGTGGTTGAGCGGGTCCAGGCTCCACAACATGGCACCAAAGCGGCGCGGGTCGGTGTAGCGCAGCATCAGCCCCGACTCCAGCTCGATGTCGACGTGCTCATGCTTGGCCGCCGGCAAGCCCAACTCGACCAGACGCAGGTTGCCCGACATGCCCAGGTGGCTGATCAGCGTACCGACCTCGGCATTGATCAACAGGTACTTGGCGCGTCGTTCGACGCTGACGATACGCTGCCCTGACAGGCGCACATCGAGGTCTTCCGGAATCGGCCAGCGTAGGCGCCGGTCACGCACCACCACACGGCTGACGCGTTGGCCTTCCAGGTGCGGTGCGATACCGCGCCGGGTGGTTTCTACTTCTGGCAATTCCGGCATGTGTCAGTGCCCGCCCAGCTCGCGAATGTTCTGCTTGAGGTTTTCGAAATCGTATTCCGACAAGCCAATGTAATCGAGCACCAGTGGGCCGACTACATTCCATTCGTGGTCCACCGCCTGGTTGCCCAATACCCGGTAGGACGCGCAAATGTGCTCGGCCATCTTCAGTACCGCCAGCAGGTTCTTCAGCTGGCTCTGGGTATTGCGCGAGGTGTCGTCGCGGAACACAGCCAGGGCGTTGTGGTGGTTGGCGATGGCCCCGCTGAGGTGCTCGGGCAAACGCCAGGACTTGGCGGTGAAATAGCCAACCACCGAATGGTTGGTGTTGAACGTGCGGTTTTCGGTGTCGACCACGCGCGTTGCTTCGTCGGCCTTGGCGTATGCCTCTTCCAGCACATCCATGTAATTGGGAAAGCGCTTGAGCATCAGCGGCACGCCACAATCATGGAACAAACCAAGGGTGTAGGCCTCGTCCGCTGCCTGGATACCGGTTCGCTTGGCCAGCGTCAGGCAGGTCATCGCCACATCCTGGGCGGTGTCCCAGAAGCGGTTGAGGGTAACGATGGTTTCGTCGCACATCTCGCCCTTGATCGACTGGGCGTTGATCAGGTTGATGATCGAACGGCTACCCAGCAGGTTCACCGCGCGCTGGATCGAGCCGATCTTGTTGGACAGGCCGAAATGCGGGGAATTGACCAGTTTGAGCAAGGCGCCAGAGAGGCCCGGGTCCTGGGAAATCAGCTTGGCGATGGTTTCCAGGTCCGGGTCAGGCATGTACTGCTCGAACTGCAGGTCGACCATGATCTGCGGTTGCGGCGGGATGGTGATGCCTTGCAAGGCTTGCTGGATCTGTTCGGCGCTGAGTTCTTGGGACATACGTGCACACTCGTTTAGGACGGGGGATTCTAACCCGGCAGGCGCAGCCTTGCCGCCCTTTGTCGAGGCCTGCACCGATCGAAAGGCCAACAGGTTATACTCCCGCTCTTTTTTCCCGGAGCGACGTCATGTCCCTGCCCAGCCTTCGCCTCAAAGCCAATGCCGACCGCCGCCTGCGCGCCGGCCACCTGTGGGTCTACAGCAACGAAGTCGATGTCAGCGCGACCCCACTGCAAGGCTTTCAGGCCGGTCAGCAGGCCATTCTCGAGGCCGCCAACGGCAAGCCGCTGGGCATCGTCGCGCTGAGCCCGAACAACCTGATCTGCGCCCGCCTGCTGTCGCGCGACATCAAGCTGCCGCTGGACAAGTCGCTGCTGGTCCACCGCCTGAACGTTGCCCTGTCGCTGCGCGAGCGCCTGTTCGACCAGCCGTGCTACCGCTTGGTCTATGGCGACTCCGACCTGCTGCCGGGCCTGGTGGTCGACCGCTTCTTCGATATCCTGGTGGTGCAATTGGCCTCGGCTACCATGGAAGCGCACAAGGACGACGTGATCGCCGCCCTGGTGCAGGTGCTCAAGCCCAGCGGCATCCTGTTCAAGAACGACTCCGCCGCGCGTGACGCCGAAGGCCTGCAACGCTACGTCGAGACCGTCTACGGCGAAGTACCGGATTGGGTGCCGCTGGAAGAGAACGGCGTCAAGTTCGAAGCCCCGGTGCGCGAAGGCCAGAAAACCGGCTGGTTCTACGACCACCGCATGAACCGTGCGCGCCTGGCTCCGTACGTGAAAGGCAAGCGTGTACTCGACCTGTTCAGCTACATCGGTGGCTGGGGCGTGCAGGCCGGCGCCTTCGGCGCCAGCGAAGTGTTCTGCGTCGATGCTTCGGGGTTTGCCCTGGATGGCGTGGAGCGTAACGCCGCACTCAACGGCATCAGCGAGAAGCTGACCTGCATCGAAGGCGACGTGTTCGAAGCCCTGCGCGAGCTCAAGGCTGCCGAAGAACGCTTCGACGTGATCATTGCCGACCCACCCGCCTTCATCAAGCGCAAGAAGGACCTGAAAAACGGCGAAGCGGCCTACCGTCGCCTGAATGAACAGGCCATGCGCATGCTGAACAAGGACGGCATCCTCGTCAGCGCCTCGTGCTCGATGCACTTGCCCGAGGACGATCTGAACAACATCCTGCTGACCAGCGCCCGCCACCTGGACCGCAACCTGCAACTGCTCGAACGCGGCGGCCAGGGCCCGGACCACCCGGTGCACCCGGCCATCGCCGAAACCCGCTATATCAAGAGCATCACCTGCCGGTTGCTGCCCAACAGCTGATATCTGCTAAAAAGGGCCGCCCAGCGGCCCTTTCCTGCCGCAATCCCCCCGCCAACCATCCACATGCGCATTCCCTCGCCGCGCCAGCGGTGTAGAATCGGCCTATTCATCGCCAGTCATCCCCGGCGGGTTTATGAGCTCTGGCCAAGCACGCGGCGATCCCGCGCGGTCTTCGGCCCCATCCGTGCCAGTGGCAACCGGCCTGCGGCGCAAAGGACAAGAGAAGCTCACTCCCCTATTTGTGACCTGATTAAGCCGCCAGGAGTGTTTCATGCCTGATTATCGTTCCAAGACTTCCACCCAAGGCCGCAACATGGCCGGCGCCCGTGCCCTGTGGCGCGCCACCGGGATGAAGGACGAAGACTTCAAGAAACCGATCATCGCCATCGCCAACTCGTTCACCCAGTTCGTCCCGGGCCACGTGCACCTGAAGGACCTGGGCCAGCTGGTTGCCCGCGAAATCGAACGCGCCGGTGGCGTGGCCAAGGAATTCAACACCATCGCGGTCGATGACGGCATCGCCATGGGCCACGACGGCATGCTGTACTCGCTGCCAAGCCGCGAGATCATTGCCGACGCCGTGGAATACATGGTCAACGCCCACTGCGCCGACGCCATCGTCTGTATCTCCAACTGCGACAAGATCACCCCCGGCATGCTGATGGCCGCCCTGCGCCTGAACATCCCGGTGATCTTCGTGTCCGGTGGCCCGATGGAAGCCGGCAAGACCAAGCTGGCCAGCCACGGCCTGGACCTGGTCGATGCCATGGTGATCGCTGCCGACTCCTCGGCTTCCGATGAAAAAGTCGCCGAATACGAGCGCAGCGCCTGCCCGACCTGCGGTTCGTGCTCCGGCATGTTCACCGCCAACTCGATGAACTGCCTGACCGAAGCCCTGGGCCTGGCCCTGCCGGGCAACGGCTCGACCCTGGCCACCCACGCCGACCGCGAGCAGTTGTTCCTCACCGCCGGCCGCACCATCGTCGAGCTGTGCAAACGCTACTACGGCGAGAACGACGAGTCGGTACTGCCACGCAGCATCGCCAACTTCAAGGCGTTCGAAAACGCCATGATGCTCGACATCGCCATGGGCGGTTCGACCAACACCATCCTGCACCTGCTGGCCGCAGCCCAGGAAGGCGAAGTCGAATTCGATCTGCGTGACATCGATCGCCTGTCGCGCAAAGTGCCGCAGCTGTGCAAAGTGGCGCCGAACATCCAGAAGTATCACATGGAAGACGTGCACCGCGCCGGCGGCATCTTCAGCATCCTCGGTTCGCTGGCCCGTGGCGGCCTGCTGCACAC
Protein-coding regions in this window:
- a CDS encoding HDOD domain-containing protein; its protein translation is MPPQPQIMVDLQFEQYMPDPDLETIAKLISQDPGLSGALLKLVNSPHFGLSNKIGSIQRAVNLLGSRSIINLINAQSIKGEMCDETIVTLNRFWDTAQDVAMTCLTLAKRTGIQAADEAYTLGLFHDCGVPLMLKRFPNYMDVLEEAYAKADEATRVVDTENRTFNTNHSVVGYFTAKSWRLPEHLSGAIANHHNALAVFRDDTSRNTQSQLKNLLAVLKMAEHICASYRVLGNQAVDHEWNVVGPLVLDYIGLSEYDFENLKQNIRELGGH
- a CDS encoding YfhL family 4Fe-4S dicluster ferredoxin; its protein translation is MSLIITDDCINCDVCEPECPNEAISQGEEIYVIDPNLCTQCVGHYDEPQCQQVCPVDCIPLDEAHPETEEQLMAKYRRITGKA
- the mutM gene encoding bifunctional DNA-formamidopyrimidine glycosylase/DNA-(apurinic or apyrimidinic site) lyase, translated to MPELPEVETTRRGIAPHLEGQRVSRVVVRDRRLRWPIPEDLDVRLSGQRIVSVERRAKYLLINAEVGTLISHLGMSGNLRLVELGLPAAKHEHVDIELESGLMLRYTDPRRFGAMLWSLDPLNHELLLRLGPEPLTDLFDGERLFQLSRGRSMAVKPFIMDNAVVVGVGNIYATEALFAAGIDPRREAGGISRARYLKLAIEIKRVLAAAIEQGGTTLRDFIGGDGQPGYFQQELFVYGRGGQPCKVCGTALREVKLGQRASVYCPRCQR
- the ilvD gene encoding dihydroxy-acid dehydratase is translated as MPDYRSKTSTQGRNMAGARALWRATGMKDEDFKKPIIAIANSFTQFVPGHVHLKDLGQLVAREIERAGGVAKEFNTIAVDDGIAMGHDGMLYSLPSREIIADAVEYMVNAHCADAIVCISNCDKITPGMLMAALRLNIPVIFVSGGPMEAGKTKLASHGLDLVDAMVIAADSSASDEKVAEYERSACPTCGSCSGMFTANSMNCLTEALGLALPGNGSTLATHADREQLFLTAGRTIVELCKRYYGENDESVLPRSIANFKAFENAMMLDIAMGGSTNTILHLLAAAQEGEVEFDLRDIDRLSRKVPQLCKVAPNIQKYHMEDVHRAGGIFSILGSLARGGLLHTDLPTVHSRSMEEAIAKWDITQTDDEAVHTFFKAGPAGIPTQTAFSQSTRWETLDDDRENGCIRSFEHAYSQEGGLAVLYGNIALDGCVVKTAGVDESIHVFEGNAKIFESQDSAVRGILADEVKAGDIVIIRYEGPKGGPGMQEMLYPTSYLKSKGLGKACALLTDGRFSGGTSGLSIGHASPEAAAGGAIGLVRDGDKVLIDIPNRSINLLVSDEELAERRVEQDKKGWKPAEVRPRKVTTALKAYALLATSADKGAVRNKAMLEGL
- the coaD gene encoding pantetheine-phosphate adenylyltransferase, whose protein sequence is MNRVLYPGTFDPITKGHGDLVERASRLFDHVIIAVAASPKKNPLFPLEQRVALAREVTKHLPNVEVIGFSSLLAHFAKEQGANVFLRGLRAVSDFEYEFQLANMNRQLAPDVESLFLTPSERYSFISSTLVREIAALGGDITKFVHPVVADALTERFKK
- a CDS encoding class I SAM-dependent rRNA methyltransferase; the protein is MSLPSLRLKANADRRLRAGHLWVYSNEVDVSATPLQGFQAGQQAILEAANGKPLGIVALSPNNLICARLLSRDIKLPLDKSLLVHRLNVALSLRERLFDQPCYRLVYGDSDLLPGLVVDRFFDILVVQLASATMEAHKDDVIAALVQVLKPSGILFKNDSAARDAEGLQRYVETVYGEVPDWVPLEENGVKFEAPVREGQKTGWFYDHRMNRARLAPYVKGKRVLDLFSYIGGWGVQAGAFGASEVFCVDASGFALDGVERNAALNGISEKLTCIEGDVFEALRELKAAEERFDVIIADPPAFIKRKKDLKNGEAAYRRLNEQAMRMLNKDGILVSASCSMHLPEDDLNNILLTSARHLDRNLQLLERGGQGPDHPVHPAIAETRYIKSITCRLLPNS